GGGGATGGATTATATAGAACACTGTCCAGTGTGGGATGGATTATATGGAACACTGTCCAGTGGGGGATGGATTATATAGAACACTGTCCAGTGTGGGATGGATTATATGGAACACTGTCCAGTGGGGGATGGATTATATAGAACACTGTCCAGTGTGGGATGGATTATATGGAACACTGTCCAGTGGGGGATGGATTATATAGAACACTGTCCAGTGTGGGATGGATTATATAGAACACTTTCCAGTGTGGGATGGATTATATAGAACACTGTCCAGTGTGGGATGGATTATATAGAACACTGTCCAGTGGGGGATGGATTATATAGAACACTGTCCAGTGTGGGATGGATTATATGGAACACTGCCCTGTGTGGGATGGATTATATGGAACACTGTCCAGTGGGGGATGGATTATATAGAACACTGTCCAGTGTGGGATGGATTATATGGAACACTGTCCAGTGGGGGATGGATTATATAGAACACTGTCCAGTGTGGGATGGATTATATGGAACACTGCCCAGTGTGGGATGGATTATATGGAACACTGCCCTGTGTGGGATGGATTATATGGAACACTGTCCAGTGGGGGATGGATTATATAGAACACTGTCCAGTGTGGGATGGATTATATGGAACACTGTCCAGTGGGGGATGGATTATATAGAACACTGTCCAGTGTGTGATGGATTATATGGAACACTGCCCAGAAGGGGAGGGAAATCACAGGAAATACCATGGTTGGAATGAGGAATTTCCAGCCAAACGCTGCCCCTTCTCCAGAGTAAACTGCCCCCTCCTCAGTCTCCATTCTGTATTTGGCTTGAATTGAAATAAATGCTGTTAAACTTTGGGAttttgttgtccagctcagttaaCCTGGTGCAGACTCTCGTGTCCCACAGCAGCTCCTTCTCAAAGCCCTCGAGTTGGATGAAGGTGAAGATATCCTGCAGACGGTCTTTTATCCCAGACATCCCATAGAAGGTCTCCTCAGTGCACTGATTGCGCAGAACCTCCACCTTGCACTGAATCTTGGACAGAAAGCTCAGATGCTGCTTCACCTTCCGCTGAGCATCGAACAGCTCATCCGACTGTTTCTTCATCATTATCACtttcctttccttctctctcaaATTCTCATGTTGGGCCTGTTTTATCCTCAGTTCCGTTATCTTCAGGTAGCACTGCTTCAGTTCCTGCTTCTGCTTGTCACGTTTCACGGATAAACTTCCCTTTACTTCACTCGTGAAATCAATCAAAAGCTGAATTCGCTCAATTTCCTTGCTCGCACCGAGAATCAACGGGATCCCTGGCCGGGAATGAATGGAACAAGATTAGAGACAGGGGAGAGTGAATGGGACAGGGGAGAGTGACAGGGGAGAGTGAATGGGACGGGGGAGAGTGACAGGGGAGAGTGAATGGGACGGGGGAGAGTGACAGGGGAGAGTGAATGGGACGGGGGAGAGTGAATGGGACGGGGGAGAGTGACAGGGGAGAGTGAATGGGACGGGGGAGAGTGACAGGGGAGAGTGAATGGGACGGGGGAGAGTGAATGGGACGGGGGAGAGTGAATGGGACGGGTTAGTGACAGGGGAGAGTGAATGGGACGGGGAGAGTGACAGGGGAGAGTGAATGGGACGGGGGAGAGTGAATGGGACGGGGAGAGTGAATGGGACAGGGGAGAGTGACAGGGGAGAGTGAATGGGACAGGGGAGAGTGACAGGGGAGAGTGAATGGGACGGGGGAGAGTGAATGGGATGGGGGAGAGTGAATGGGACGGGTTAGTGACAGGGGAGAGTGAATGGGACGGGTTAGTGACAGGGGAGAGTGAATGGGACGGGGAGAGTGACAGGGGAGAGTGAATGGGACGGGGGAGAGTGAATGGGACGGGTTAGTGACAGGGGAGAGTGAATGGGACGGGGAGAGTGAATGGGACAGGGGAGAGTGACAGGGGAGAGTGAATGGGACAGGGGAGAGTGACAGGGGAGAGTGAATGGGACAGGGGAGAGTGACAGGGGAGAGTGAATGGGACGGGGGAGAGTGAATGGGACGGGTTAGTGACAGGGGAGAGTGAATGGGACGGGGAGAGTGAATGGGACAGGGGAGAGTGACAGGGGAGAGTGAATGGGACAGGGGAGAGTGACAGGGGAGAGTGAATGGGACGGGGGAGAGTGACAGGGGAGAGTGAATGGGACGGGGGAGAGTGAATGGGACGGGTTAAGGTCTCGAAACTCTTCCcatggagaacagtgtgaaggaGGGGAATGATTCACAGCCTGACAGGCCATGACgtgaatgctccttccatggcGGTAACCATCTCTACACCAGCCAATAGAGCCTCccgccatggctgatctgtaacggaactccatctacccgcctttgatctcatatcccttgatatccctcATCCAATAAAAGTGGTCTTTTTCTCACGAACTGTGGAGATCTTCCTCTCCCAGCCTCACTTTCCTCACTAATCCGATTGATCCTTTTCACCAGGACACGGAAGACTCTTTGCTTTAGGTGAAGAGCATTTGGCTgcaccttctccccccaccccccaaaactggtcccagtgttcccggaatctgaaaccctccttTCTACACCAACCACCGACATCACATGTTCACACGCCTAATCTTTCCCTCCCTGTCCAGTCCAGTGTGCAACACTGGGAGAAATCCAGAGAATATCCCCATGGAATTCCTGCTCCTTAATCTACAATTTAGCTCCTTAAAATCCATTTGCAGAAACCTTGAAACCTTGACCtcgatgtcattggttcccatttatcccacgacctctggctgctcGCCCTCCCATTCCAGGACCTTTTGTATTCGCTCTGAAATGTCCCGAAATCTGGCACGTGGGAAACAACACACCAATCAGGACTCTGGATCATGTCTTCTAAAGCAACTATCTACCCCCTGACTATAGAAGCCCCACAATCGCCACTCACCCATTCTCACTCCCTGTCctgtttc
The DNA window shown above is from Heptranchias perlo isolate sHepPer1 chromosome 8, sHepPer1.hap1, whole genome shotgun sequence and carries:
- the LOC137324103 gene encoding uncharacterized protein; the encoded protein is MQHQNDFRCKTLPHYLNVIRSVVSLADIVISACGEKLSVTEKTRLITEVGAAHTAINKAVSEGKEIRSDVDSEITEIPFEHKELQEAIDSVSRELQHVEKELISQEILKEKCRDKIQRTQAKLLQAEATQNKANAQKAEKETARNVGIGLLLIPFIGIPLILGASKEIERIQLLIDFTSEVKGSLSVKRDKQKQELKQCYLKITELRIKQAQHENLREKERKVIMMKKQSDELFDAQRKVKQHLSFLSKIQCKVEVLRNQCTEETFYGMSGIKDRLQDIFTFIQLEGFEKELLWDTRVCTRLTELDNKIPKFNSIYFNSSQIQNGD